A single bacterium DNA region contains:
- a CDS encoding DUF92 domain-containing protein has translation MNLSQWILAVGLAFLIVAPAFLLRWLTFGGAMAAFCIGAAVFGAGGWRASVPLLLFFLSSNALGRVGRNRKREIQEDFAEENRDWAQVLANGAVGTLCCLWAYYDYNPHALGAFIGAFAAANADTWATEIGILVGRNPFNIATGQPAEPGVSGAVTFQGWGAAIAGGIVVGMSGLLWHSWAAPFKFGLIGWAASLVDSLLGATLQARYFCSICGKTLEKSTCCGQCSIKVSGLKWMTNDTVNLFCTLTGAILGLFVPITIG, from the coding sequence ATGAACTTATCACAGTGGATTTTAGCAGTCGGGCTGGCGTTTCTAATTGTTGCGCCAGCCTTCTTATTAAGATGGTTGACATTCGGCGGAGCGATGGCAGCCTTTTGTATCGGCGCGGCTGTTTTTGGGGCAGGTGGATGGAGAGCTTCTGTTCCTCTATTGCTCTTCTTTTTAAGTTCAAATGCACTTGGCCGGGTCGGTCGAAACCGCAAGCGAGAGATTCAAGAAGACTTTGCAGAAGAGAACAGGGATTGGGCGCAGGTGTTGGCGAATGGGGCTGTCGGAACGCTCTGCTGCCTGTGGGCATATTATGACTATAATCCCCATGCTTTAGGCGCCTTCATTGGAGCTTTTGCTGCAGCCAATGCCGATACTTGGGCAACGGAAATCGGCATATTAGTCGGACGTAACCCGTTCAATATCGCTACCGGTCAACCGGCTGAACCGGGTGTATCCGGCGCAGTCACTTTTCAGGGTTGGGGCGCTGCAATAGCGGGAGGAATTGTTGTGGGCATGAGCGGATTGCTGTGGCACTCATGGGCGGCGCCGTTTAAATTCGGTCTCATAGGTTGGGCAGCAAGCCTTGTTGATAGTCTTTTAGGAGCGACACTTCAAGCCAGATACTTCTGTTCTATCTGTGGAAAGACTCTGGAGAAGTCAACCTGTTGCGGCCAATGCTCGATAAAGGTAAGCGGCTTAAAATGGATGACCAACGATACAGTGAACCTATTTTGCACTCTAACCGGAGCCATTCTCGGACTATTTGTTCCAATAACAATCGGTTGA
- a CDS encoding NDP-sugar synthase, whose protein sequence is MKAMILAAGVGSRLDPLTRNVPKPMVPIVNKPVMEHTIELLKQHGFHNIMVNLHYFADQIEEHFGDGKKWGVKITYSKEDQLWGDAGSIKRVDKFFNDTFLVIGGDALTDLDLSRLIRFHKEKKAIATIALSLVDDPSEYGIALQNERGKITRFLEKPKGEVIFSNTANTGVYVFDPTVFDLIPRGVSYGLGKNLLPLLLEQKRPFYGFLTSAYWKDVGDLNIYRKTQTDAMEGKVDLKFPFKQHHKYVWIGENTDIRTKPENIGYPVVIGNNCVIEPGAKVLEGSVLGDNCVVEEGATVMSSLMWKGARVQRNTYIERCIIGKDCHVKSNAAIFNGVIVDPSRGQVEKGAI, encoded by the coding sequence TCGAGGCTGGATCCACTTACTCGCAATGTCCCCAAACCGATGGTTCCAATCGTCAATAAGCCCGTTATGGAGCATACGATCGAGCTTCTGAAGCAACACGGGTTCCACAATATCATGGTGAACCTGCATTACTTCGCCGATCAGATTGAGGAACACTTCGGAGATGGCAAGAAGTGGGGCGTTAAAATCACATACTCCAAAGAAGATCAGCTTTGGGGTGACGCCGGTAGCATTAAACGCGTTGATAAGTTCTTTAATGACACTTTCTTAGTGATTGGCGGCGATGCTCTTACTGATTTAGACCTATCCCGCCTGATTCGATTTCACAAAGAGAAAAAAGCCATCGCGACCATCGCGCTGTCTTTGGTGGACGACCCTTCCGAATATGGTATTGCGCTTCAAAATGAGAGAGGCAAGATCACTCGATTCCTCGAAAAGCCCAAGGGTGAAGTTATCTTCTCCAACACCGCCAACACGGGGGTCTATGTCTTCGACCCAACGGTATTCGACCTCATCCCTCGTGGTGTAAGTTATGGCTTAGGAAAAAATCTACTCCCCTTATTATTAGAACAGAAGCGTCCATTTTATGGCTTCCTCACCAGCGCTTATTGGAAGGACGTTGGCGATCTAAACATCTATCGCAAAACACAGACCGATGCGATGGAAGGTAAGGTCGATCTGAAGTTCCCCTTTAAGCAGCATCATAAGTATGTTTGGATTGGCGAAAACACTGATATTCGCACGAAACCCGAAAACATCGGATACCCCGTAGTGATCGGCAATAATTGCGTGATTGAACCTGGCGCGAAGGTGCTCGAAGGAAGCGTTCTCGGCGATAATTGCGTCGTCGAGGAGGGCGCAACTGTTATGAGCAGCCTGATGTGGAAAGGCGCTCGGGTTCAACGCAATACTTACATCGAACGCTGCATCATCGGCAAGGATTGCCACGTCAAATCCAATGCCGCCATCTTCAACGGAGTTATCGTCGACCCCAGCCGCGGCCAAGTAGAAAAAGGCGCGATTTAG